From Halobacillus sp. Marseille-Q1614, the proteins below share one genomic window:
- the rplW gene encoding 50S ribosomal protein L23, producing MKEPRDIIKRPVITEHSADLMGEKKYTFEVSTKANKTEIKDAVEEIFGVKVARVNTMNLKGKFKRMGRHGGYRSDRKKAVITLTEDSEELEFFEV from the coding sequence ATGAAAGAACCACGCGATATTATTAAACGCCCTGTCATTACTGAACATTCTGCTGACCTTATGGGAGAAAAGAAATATACGTTTGAAGTGAGCACAAAAGCAAACAAGACAGAAATTAAAGACGCAGTAGAAGAAATCTTCGGCGTTAAGGTTGCTCGTGTGAACACTATGAACCTTAAAGGTAAGTTCAAGCGTATGGGTCGTCACGGTGGATACCGTTCAGACCGTAAGAAAGCAGTTATTACGTTGACTGAAGACAGTGAAGAACTAGAATTCTTTGAAGTATAA
- the rplD gene encoding 50S ribosomal protein L4 — MPKVALLNQSGSKVGDVELNDAVFGIEPNTHVLHEAVVAQQASLRQGTHKVKNRSEVRGGGRKPWRQKGTGRARQGTIRAPQWVGGGTVFGPTPRSYSYKLPRKVRRLALQSAFSSKVQEENIVVLEDLSLEAPKTKEVANILKGLEVNEKALIVTADKNENVVLSSNNIPTVKATTIDEVSVLDLLTHDKLILTKEAAEKAGEVLS; from the coding sequence ATGCCTAAAGTAGCACTATTAAACCAAAGCGGCTCTAAAGTTGGAGATGTTGAACTGAATGACGCTGTTTTCGGTATTGAACCAAACACTCATGTTTTACATGAAGCAGTTGTTGCCCAGCAAGCATCCTTGCGTCAAGGCACACACAAAGTAAAAAACCGTTCGGAAGTACGTGGCGGTGGCCGTAAGCCGTGGCGCCAAAAAGGTACTGGACGTGCTCGTCAAGGTACTATTCGTGCGCCGCAGTGGGTAGGCGGTGGAACAGTATTCGGCCCTACACCACGCAGCTACAGCTACAAGCTGCCTAGAAAGGTTCGTCGTTTAGCACTTCAGTCTGCTTTCTCTTCTAAAGTACAAGAAGAAAACATCGTAGTACTTGAAGATCTTTCTCTGGAAGCACCAAAGACTAAAGAAGTTGCTAACATCCTTAAAGGTCTTGAAGTAAATGAGAAAGCTTTGATTGTTACAGCAGACAAGAATGAAAATGTCGTTCTTTCTTCTAACAACATTCCTACAGTTAAAGCTACTACAATTGATGAAGTAAGTGTGTTAGATTTACTAACGCATGACAAGCTTATCCTAACGAAGGAAGCAGCTGAAAAAGCAGGGGAGGTGCTCTCATAA
- the rplC gene encoding 50S ribosomal protein L3 has translation MTKGILGKKVGMTQIFSEDGELIPVTVVQAEPNVVLQMKTTENDGYEAIQLGFADEKSNRLKKAAKGHAEKANTTPKRYIREFRNTNLDDYELGQEVKVDIFEAGDTVDVTGTSKGKGFQGVIKRHNQSRGPMSHGSRFHRRSGSMGQGADPSKVFKGKGLAGQMGGETVTLQNLEVVKVDAERNLLLIKGNVPGPKKSYVKVTSAVKASK, from the coding sequence ATGACGAAAGGAATCTTAGGAAAGAAAGTCGGAATGACTCAAATCTTCTCTGAAGATGGCGAGCTTATTCCAGTAACAGTAGTACAAGCTGAACCGAACGTTGTGTTACAAATGAAAACAACTGAGAATGACGGTTATGAAGCTATCCAGCTTGGATTTGCTGATGAAAAGTCTAACCGCTTGAAAAAAGCAGCTAAAGGCCATGCTGAAAAAGCAAACACAACACCTAAGCGCTACATTCGTGAATTCCGTAATACAAACCTTGATGACTACGAATTAGGTCAAGAGGTTAAGGTGGATATTTTCGAAGCAGGAGACACAGTTGATGTAACAGGAACTTCTAAAGGGAAAGGTTTCCAAGGTGTAATCAAGCGCCACAACCAATCCCGCGGCCCAATGAGCCACGGTTCCCGTTTCCACCGTCGTTCTGGTTCCATGGGGCAAGGTGCTGACCCATCTAAAGTATTCAAAGGTAAAGGCCTTGCAGGACAAATGGGTGGAGAAACAGTAACTCTACAAAACCTTGAAGTAGTGAAAGTGGACGCTGAGCGTAATCTGCTACTTATTAAAGGTAATGTTCCTGGCCCGAAAAAATCTTACGTTAAAGTTACGAGTGCAGTTAAGGCTAGCAAATAA
- the rpsJ gene encoding 30S ribosomal protein S10, producing MAKEKIRIRLKAYDHRVLDQSAEKIVDTAKRSGAKVSGPIPLPTEKSIYTVLRATHKYKDAREQFEMRTHKRLIDIVNPTPQTVDSLMRLDLPSGVDIEIKL from the coding sequence ATGGCAAAAGAAAAAATTCGTATTCGTTTAAAGGCGTATGATCACAGAGTTCTGGATCAGTCCGCTGAGAAAATCGTAGACACAGCGAAGCGCTCTGGTGCTAAGGTATCAGGTCCAATCCCGCTTCCAACTGAAAAGTCTATCTACACAGTACTTCGTGCAACTCACAAGTATAAAGATGCTCGTGAGCAGTTCGAAATGCGCACACACAAACGTTTAATCGACATTGTTAATCCAACGCCACAGACGGTTGATTCGCTAATGCGTCTTGATCTGCCATCTGGTGTGGATATCGAAATCAAACTATAA
- the tuf gene encoding elongation factor Tu, whose translation MGKEKFDRSKDHVNIGTIGHVDHGKTTLTAAITTVLHKRSGEGSAMAYDMIDGAPEERERGITISTAHVEYETENRHYAHVDCPGHADYVKNMITGAAQMDGAILVVSAADGPMPQTREHILLSRQVGVPAIVVFLNKVDMVDDEELLELVEMEVRDLLSEYDFDGDDVPVVSGSALKALEGDENYEQAIYDLMDAVDQYIPNPERDVDQPFMMPVEDVFSITGRGTVATGRVERGQIKVGDEIEIIGLAPEAKKTTITGVEMFRKLLDYAEAGDNIGALLRGVSREDINRGQVLAKPGTITPHTKFQAEVYVLSKDEGGRHTPFFSNYRPQFYFRTTDVTGVIQLPEGVEMVMPGDNVEMTVELISPIAIEDGTKFSIREGGRTVGAGVVAKITE comes from the coding sequence ATGGGTAAAGAAAAATTCGACCGTTCCAAAGACCACGTAAATATTGGTACAATTGGTCACGTTGACCACGGTAAAACTACTCTAACTGCAGCAATCACTACTGTTCTTCACAAAAGATCTGGTGAAGGTTCTGCAATGGCATATGACATGATCGACGGAGCTCCTGAAGAGCGCGAGCGTGGAATCACAATCTCCACTGCACACGTTGAGTATGAAACTGAAAACCGTCACTATGCACACGTTGACTGCCCAGGTCACGCTGACTATGTTAAAAACATGATCACTGGTGCTGCACAAATGGACGGTGCCATCCTAGTTGTATCTGCAGCTGATGGTCCAATGCCACAAACTCGTGAGCACATTCTTCTTTCTCGTCAGGTTGGTGTACCTGCCATCGTTGTTTTCTTAAACAAAGTTGACATGGTAGATGACGAAGAGCTTCTAGAACTAGTTGAAATGGAAGTTCGTGACCTTCTTTCTGAGTACGACTTCGATGGTGACGATGTACCAGTAGTAAGCGGTTCTGCTCTTAAAGCACTTGAAGGTGACGAGAATTATGAGCAAGCAATCTATGACCTAATGGATGCTGTAGACCAATATATCCCTAACCCAGAGCGTGACGTAGACCAGCCATTCATGATGCCTGTTGAGGACGTATTCTCTATCACTGGCCGTGGTACAGTTGCAACTGGCCGTGTTGAGCGTGGACAAATCAAAGTTGGAGACGAAATCGAAATTATCGGTCTTGCTCCAGAAGCTAAGAAAACTACAATCACTGGTGTTGAAATGTTCCGTAAGCTTCTTGACTATGCTGAAGCTGGCGATAACATTGGTGCACTTCTTCGTGGTGTTAGCCGTGAAGATATCAACCGTGGACAAGTACTAGCTAAGCCTGGTACAATCACTCCACACACTAAGTTCCAAGCAGAAGTTTACGTTCTATCTAAAGATGAAGGTGGACGTCATACTCCATTCTTCTCAAACTACCGTCCACAGTTCTACTTCCGTACAACTGACGTAACTGGTGTTATCCAACTTCCAGAAGGCGTAGAGATGGTAATGCCTGGCGATAACGTAGAAATGACTGTAGAACTTATCTCTCCAATCGCAATCGAAGATGGAACTAAGTTCTCTATTCGTGAAGGCGGACGTACAGTAGGCGCTGGCGTTGTTGCTAAAATCACTGAATAA
- the fusA gene encoding elongation factor G produces MAREFSLEKTRNIGIMAHIDAGKTTATERILFYTGRIHKIGETHEGASQMDWMEQEQERGITITSAATTAQWKDHRINIIDTPGHVDFTVEVERSLRVLDGSVAVLDAQSGVEPQTETVWRQATTYGVPRIVFVNKMDKIGADFIYSLGTLKDRLGANAAAVQLPIGAEDEFEGIIDLVTMEAFFYLDDLGTRAEAREIPDEYKEQAEEYRTMLVEAVAELDEDLMMKYLEGEEFTNEELKSAIRAATLTVDFYPVFCGSAFKNKGVQLLIDGVIDYLPSPLDVPPIEGHVPQTEEQVVRKPDDNEPFSALAFKVATDPYVGKLTFFRVYSGTLNSGSYVKNSTKDKRERVGRILQMHANSREEISTVYAGDIAGAVGLKDTGTGDTLCDEKSLVILESMEFPEPVISVAIEPKSKADQDKMSVALGKLAEEDPTFRTETNVETGQTIIAGMGELHLDIIVDRMRREFKVEANIGAPQVAYRETFRGSAEVEGKFVRQSGGRGQFGHVWVKFEPNEEGAGYEFVNKIVGGVVPREYIPSVEQGIKESMENGVLAGYPMVDIKATLYDGSYHDVDSNEMAFKVAASMALKEAKNKCKPVLLEPLMKVEVVIPEEYMGDIMGDVTSRRGRVEGMETRGSAQVVKAFVPLSEMFGYATALRSNTQGRGTYTMHFDHYEEVPKSISEEIIKKNAGE; encoded by the coding sequence ATGGCTAGAGAGTTCTCCTTGGAAAAGACTCGTAATATCGGGATCATGGCTCACATCGATGCCGGTAAAACGACAGCTACCGAGCGTATTCTTTTCTACACAGGACGTATCCACAAAATTGGCGAAACTCACGAAGGGGCTTCCCAAATGGACTGGATGGAGCAGGAACAAGAGCGCGGAATCACAATCACTTCCGCTGCCACTACTGCTCAGTGGAAAGATCACCGTATCAACATCATCGATACTCCAGGACACGTAGACTTCACAGTAGAAGTTGAGCGTTCCCTGCGTGTACTTGATGGATCTGTAGCTGTACTTGATGCTCAGTCTGGTGTAGAACCGCAAACTGAGACTGTATGGCGTCAGGCTACAACTTACGGTGTCCCACGTATTGTTTTCGTTAACAAAATGGATAAAATCGGTGCAGACTTTATCTATTCTTTAGGTACATTAAAAGACCGTCTAGGTGCTAATGCTGCAGCCGTGCAACTTCCGATCGGTGCAGAGGATGAATTCGAAGGAATCATCGACCTAGTTACTATGGAAGCTTTCTTCTACTTGGATGATCTTGGAACTCGTGCAGAAGCGCGTGAAATCCCTGATGAGTACAAAGAACAAGCTGAAGAGTATCGCACAATGCTTGTAGAAGCAGTTGCTGAACTTGATGAAGATTTAATGATGAAGTATTTAGAAGGGGAAGAGTTCACAAACGAAGAGTTAAAATCAGCGATCCGTGCTGCGACTCTAACTGTAGACTTCTACCCAGTATTCTGTGGTTCTGCCTTTAAAAACAAAGGGGTTCAACTTCTAATTGATGGAGTTATCGATTACCTTCCATCTCCATTAGATGTACCTCCGATTGAAGGACACGTTCCACAAACAGAGGAACAAGTCGTTCGTAAGCCTGACGATAATGAGCCATTCTCTGCTTTAGCATTTAAAGTAGCGACTGACCCTTATGTTGGTAAACTTACATTCTTCCGTGTGTATTCCGGAACATTAAACTCTGGTTCTTACGTGAAGAACTCTACGAAAGATAAGCGTGAGCGTGTAGGACGTATCCTGCAAATGCACGCCAACTCTCGTGAAGAGATCTCCACAGTATACGCTGGAGATATCGCTGGTGCTGTAGGTCTTAAAGACACTGGAACAGGTGACACTCTATGTGATGAGAAGAGTCTTGTTATTCTTGAATCTATGGAATTCCCTGAGCCGGTTATCTCTGTTGCGATTGAGCCTAAATCTAAAGCCGATCAAGACAAGATGTCTGTAGCACTTGGTAAACTTGCTGAAGAAGATCCAACGTTCCGTACTGAAACGAACGTAGAAACTGGTCAAACGATTATTGCTGGTATGGGTGAGCTTCACCTTGACATCATTGTTGACCGTATGCGTCGCGAGTTCAAAGTAGAAGCGAACATTGGTGCTCCACAAGTTGCTTACCGTGAAACATTCCGCGGCAGTGCGGAAGTTGAAGGTAAATTCGTTCGTCAGTCTGGCGGCCGTGGACAATTCGGTCACGTTTGGGTTAAATTTGAGCCAAACGAAGAAGGCGCTGGCTACGAATTCGTTAACAAAATCGTTGGTGGTGTAGTACCACGTGAATATATCCCATCTGTAGAGCAGGGAATCAAAGAATCTATGGAGAACGGTGTATTAGCCGGCTACCCAATGGTTGACATTAAGGCTACTCTTTATGATGGTTCTTACCACGATGTTGACTCTAACGAAATGGCCTTTAAAGTTGCCGCTTCTATGGCACTTAAAGAAGCAAAGAACAAGTGTAAGCCAGTTCTTCTAGAGCCGCTTATGAAAGTTGAAGTGGTTATCCCTGAAGAATACATGGGTGACATCATGGGTGACGTAACTTCCCGTCGTGGACGTGTAGAAGGTATGGAAACTCGTGGATCAGCTCAAGTGGTTAAAGCTTTCGTTCCACTTTCTGAAATGTTCGGTTACGCTACGGCTCTTCGTTCTAACACACAAGGCCGCGGAACTTACACTATGCACTTCGATCACTACGAGGAAGTTCCTAAGAGCATTTCTGAAGAAATTATCAAGAAAAATGCTGGTGAATAA
- the rpsG gene encoding 30S ribosomal protein S7: protein MPRKGPVAKRDVLPDPMYNSKLVTRLINQIMVDGQRGKAQKILYKSFELVQERSGNDAMETFEQAMKNVMPVLEVRARRVGGSNYQVPVEVRPERRQALGLRFIVNYARLRGEKTMEERLANEILDAANNTGAAVKRREDMHKMAEANKAFAHYRW from the coding sequence ATGCCACGTAAAGGACCAGTAGCTAAACGTGATGTGTTACCAGATCCGATGTATAACTCTAAGCTGGTTACTCGCTTAATTAACCAAATCATGGTTGACGGACAGCGCGGTAAAGCTCAGAAAATTCTTTATAAATCTTTTGAACTTGTTCAAGAACGCAGCGGCAACGACGCTATGGAAACTTTCGAACAAGCTATGAAAAACGTAATGCCTGTACTAGAAGTACGCGCGCGCCGTGTAGGTGGATCAAACTACCAAGTACCAGTTGAGGTGCGCCCGGAACGCCGTCAAGCTCTAGGCCTTCGTTTCATTGTTAACTATGCGCGTCTGCGCGGAGAGAAAACAATGGAAGAGCGTCTTGCGAATGAAATTCTAGATGCAGCTAACAACACCGGTGCAGCAGTTAAGCGCCGTGAAGATATGCACAAAATGGCAGAAGCGAACAAAGCATTCGCTCACTATCGTTGGTAA
- the rpsL gene encoding 30S ribosomal protein S12 yields the protein MPTINQLVRKGRVSKTRKSDSPALNKGYNSYKKRMTDQSSPQKRGVCTRVGTMTPKKPNSALRKYARVRLTNQIEVNAYIPGIGHNLQEHSVVLIRGGRVKDLPGVRYHIVRGALDTASVEGRMQGRSKYGTKKPKK from the coding sequence ATGCCAACAATTAATCAGCTAGTTCGTAAAGGACGCGTAAGCAAAACTAGGAAGTCTGACTCTCCAGCTTTGAACAAAGGCTACAACAGCTACAAAAAGCGCATGACAGATCAGTCTTCTCCACAAAAACGTGGGGTTTGCACACGTGTAGGTACGATGACTCCGAAGAAACCGAACTCCGCACTACGTAAGTATGCTCGTGTTCGTTTGACTAACCAAATCGAAGTTAACGCCTACATCCCTGGAATCGGACACAACCTGCAAGAGCACAGTGTTGTTCTTATCCGCGGTGGACGTGTTAAAGACTTACCAGGTGTGCGTTACCACATCGTTCGTGGTGCTCTTGATACTGCAAGCGTTGAAGGACGTATGCAAGGCCGTTCTAAATACGGAACTAAGAAGCCTAAGAAATAA
- a CDS encoding ribosomal L7Ae/L30e/S12e/Gadd45 family protein gives MSYEKVAQAKSDIVIGTKQTLKAMKNGEVVEVITADDADQSMTSKVAVLAAQLNILHSRVSSMEELGKACGIEVGAATVAIKQ, from the coding sequence ATGTCTTATGAAAAAGTAGCACAGGCTAAATCAGATATAGTCATTGGAACGAAACAAACCCTTAAAGCCATGAAAAATGGTGAAGTGGTTGAAGTCATAACGGCCGATGATGCCGATCAGTCAATGACATCTAAAGTAGCAGTTCTTGCTGCGCAATTGAACATTCTGCATTCGAGGGTATCCTCGATGGAGGAACTGGGCAAAGCGTGCGGCATAGAAGTAGGTGCTGCGACAGTGGCGATAAAGCAATAA
- the rpoC gene encoding DNA-directed RNA polymerase subunit beta', whose product MLDVNKFEYMKIGLASPDKIRSWSYGEVKKPETINYRTLKPEKDGLFCERIFGPQKDWECHCGKYKRVRYKGVVCDRCGVEVTKAKVRRERMGHLELAAPVSHIWYFKGIPSRMGLVLDMSPRALEEVIYFAAYIVTDPGETALDKKQLLSEKEYRTYREKFGQGFQAAMGAEAIRKLLYDIDLDGEVETLKEELKTAQGQRRTRAIKRLEVLESFRNSGNDPSWMILDVLPVIPPELRPMVQLDGGRFATSDLNDLYRRVINRNNRLKRLLDLGAPTIIVQNEKRMLQEAVDALIDNGRRGRPVTGPGNRPLKSLSHMLKGKQGRFRQNLLGKRVDYSGRSVIVVGPNLKMYQCGLPKEMALELFKPFVMKELVSRGLAHNIKSAKRKIERIHPEVWDVLEDVIKEHPVLLNRAPTLHRLGIQAFEPTLVEGRAIRLHPLVCTAYNADFDGDQMAVHVPLSSEAQAEARILMLAAQNILNPKDGKPVVTPSQDMVLGNYYLTLEREGAIGEGMVVKDLNEALMAYQNGYVHLHTRVAVQASSLNNETFTEAQNNQLLITSIGKLIFNEMLPNSFPYMNEPTQENLEVKTPDHYFIEKGTDVRKEIASRKEVLPFKKGILGDIIAEVFKRFSISETSKMLDRMKDLGFAYSTKAGITVGVSDVVVLPEKQEILEEAQTKVDKVLKQFRRGLITEEERYDRVIEIWSACKDTIQDLLMKSLNPRNPIFMMSDSGARGNASNFTQLAGMRGLMANPAGRIIELPIKSSFREGLTVLEYFISTHGARKGLADTALKTADSGYLTRRLVDVAQDVIVREDDCGTDRGLPVASLREGTEMIEPLIDRLIGRTSFQTIKHPETGQVLATRNEVIFEDAAKQIVDAGIEKVVIRSAFTCNTKHGVCKKCYGRNLATGDEVEVGEAVGIIAAQSIGEPGTQLTMRTFHTGGVAGDDITQGLPRIQEIVEARNPKGQAVITEIEGTVHEINEVKEKQEIVVQGKVETRSYTAPYGSRMKVAIGDEVKAGEPLTEGSIDPKELLTVQGLDGVQEYLLKEVQKVYRMQGVEISDKHVEVMVRQMLRKVRVLDSGDTDVLPGSLLEIHQFKEANQKVLMEGGQPAVGRPVILGITKASLETDSFLSAASFQETTRVLTDAAIKGKRDELLGLKENVIIGKLVPAGTGMTRYRTIKAESEQQEVQKEAVEEVTQP is encoded by the coding sequence TTGCTAGATGTAAATAAATTTGAGTATATGAAAATCGGTCTGGCTTCACCAGACAAGATTCGCTCTTGGTCTTATGGTGAGGTTAAGAAGCCCGAGACAATAAACTATCGTACGTTAAAACCAGAAAAAGACGGCTTATTCTGTGAAAGAATTTTCGGGCCGCAAAAAGACTGGGAATGTCACTGTGGAAAATACAAGCGTGTACGTTACAAAGGTGTCGTTTGTGACCGCTGTGGTGTAGAAGTAACGAAAGCTAAGGTACGTCGTGAGCGTATGGGGCACTTAGAATTAGCTGCCCCTGTCTCTCACATTTGGTACTTTAAAGGTATCCCAAGCCGTATGGGTCTTGTTCTCGACATGTCCCCGCGTGCTTTAGAAGAAGTTATTTACTTCGCTGCCTATATCGTTACAGATCCTGGAGAAACGGCTCTTGATAAGAAGCAGCTTCTTTCAGAAAAAGAGTACCGTACGTACCGTGAAAAATTCGGCCAGGGATTCCAGGCGGCGATGGGCGCTGAAGCGATCCGCAAGCTTCTTTATGACATTGACTTAGACGGTGAAGTAGAGACGTTAAAAGAAGAATTGAAAACGGCGCAAGGTCAACGCCGGACGCGTGCGATTAAGCGTCTGGAAGTTCTTGAATCATTCCGTAACTCAGGAAATGATCCATCATGGATGATCCTTGATGTGCTTCCGGTTATCCCACCAGAACTGCGCCCGATGGTTCAGCTGGATGGAGGACGTTTCGCTACATCCGACTTAAACGACCTATACCGTCGTGTCATCAACCGTAACAACCGCTTAAAGCGTCTGCTTGATCTTGGAGCCCCTACGATTATCGTGCAAAACGAGAAGCGTATGCTGCAAGAAGCTGTCGATGCTTTAATCGATAACGGGCGCCGCGGCCGTCCGGTTACAGGGCCAGGAAACCGTCCGCTTAAATCTCTTTCTCATATGCTGAAAGGGAAGCAGGGTCGTTTCCGTCAGAACCTTCTCGGTAAACGTGTCGACTACTCCGGCCGTTCCGTTATCGTTGTAGGTCCTAACCTGAAAATGTATCAATGTGGACTTCCAAAAGAGATGGCACTAGAGCTGTTCAAGCCTTTCGTAATGAAGGAGCTTGTATCCCGCGGACTGGCTCATAACATCAAGTCTGCGAAACGCAAGATTGAACGCATCCACCCAGAAGTATGGGATGTCCTTGAGGATGTAATTAAAGAACACCCTGTACTGCTTAACCGTGCACCAACATTGCACCGTTTAGGTATCCAGGCGTTCGAGCCTACGTTAGTAGAAGGACGCGCGATCCGTCTTCACCCGCTCGTATGTACAGCATATAACGCTGACTTTGATGGTGACCAAATGGCGGTACACGTTCCATTATCTTCAGAAGCACAGGCAGAAGCCCGTATTCTTATGCTGGCTGCTCAAAACATTCTTAACCCTAAGGATGGTAAGCCTGTTGTTACACCATCACAGGATATGGTACTGGGTAACTATTACCTGACTCTTGAACGTGAAGGTGCTATCGGAGAAGGAATGGTTGTTAAAGACTTGAACGAAGCGCTGATGGCTTATCAAAATGGATATGTTCACCTGCACACACGTGTAGCTGTTCAAGCCAGCTCTTTAAACAATGAGACGTTCACAGAAGCACAGAACAATCAGCTGTTAATCACATCGATTGGTAAGTTGATTTTCAATGAAATGCTTCCAAATTCATTCCCGTATATGAATGAACCGACTCAGGAAAACTTAGAAGTTAAAACTCCGGATCATTACTTTATCGAAAAAGGTACAGACGTGAGGAAAGAAATTGCCAGCCGCAAAGAAGTCCTTCCGTTTAAGAAAGGGATCCTTGGAGATATCATTGCCGAAGTATTTAAGCGTTTCTCTATCAGTGAAACCTCTAAAATGCTTGACCGCATGAAAGATCTTGGTTTTGCTTACTCTACGAAAGCCGGTATTACTGTCGGTGTATCTGACGTAGTTGTACTTCCTGAGAAGCAAGAGATTCTCGAAGAAGCACAGACTAAAGTAGATAAAGTGCTTAAGCAGTTCCGCCGCGGTTTAATTACAGAAGAAGAGCGTTATGACCGAGTGATTGAAATCTGGTCCGCATGTAAAGATACTATTCAAGACCTCTTAATGAAGTCCTTGAATCCGCGTAACCCAATCTTTATGATGAGTGATTCTGGAGCACGTGGTAATGCTTCTAACTTTACTCAGCTTGCTGGTATGCGTGGTCTGATGGCCAACCCGGCTGGACGTATCATCGAACTTCCGATCAAGTCCAGCTTCCGTGAAGGTCTGACGGTACTCGAGTACTTCATTTCCACTCACGGTGCCCGTAAAGGTCTTGCGGATACAGCCCTGAAGACAGCCGACTCAGGTTACTTGACTCGTCGTCTTGTAGACGTGGCACAAGATGTCATTGTGCGTGAAGACGATTGTGGTACAGACCGAGGACTGCCGGTTGCATCCTTAAGAGAAGGAACGGAAATGATCGAGCCGCTTATCGACCGATTAATTGGCCGTACGTCCTTCCAAACGATCAAGCATCCGGAAACCGGCCAAGTGCTGGCGACCCGCAACGAAGTTATTTTCGAAGATGCGGCTAAGCAGATTGTGGATGCAGGCATTGAGAAAGTAGTTATCCGCTCTGCCTTTACTTGCAACACGAAACACGGCGTATGTAAGAAGTGTTACGGACGTAACCTGGCAACAGGTGACGAGGTAGAAGTGGGAGAAGCTGTTGGTATAATCGCTGCTCAATCCATCGGTGAGCCAGGTACACAGTTAACGATGCGTACCTTCCACACAGGCGGGGTTGCAGGAGACGATATCACGCAGGGTCTTCCGCGTATCCAGGAGATCGTTGAAGCCCGTAATCCTAAAGGTCAAGCTGTTATCACAGAGATCGAAGGTACGGTTCACGAAATCAATGAAGTCAAAGAGAAGCAAGAAATTGTTGTACAAGGTAAGGTAGAAACTCGTTCCTATACAGCACCTTATGGTTCAAGGATGAAAGTTGCTATCGGCGATGAAGTGAAAGCCGGCGAGCCGCTGACTGAAGGTTCTATCGATCCGAAAGAACTCCTTACCGTTCAAGGTTTGGATGGGGTACAAGAGTATCTGCTGAAAGAAGTTCAAAAAGTTTACCGTATGCAAGGGGTTGAAATCTCCGATAAACACGTAGAAGTAATGGTGCGCCAGATGCTTCGTAAAGTCCGTGTACTCGATTCTGGAGATACAGATGTACTTCCAGGTTCACTCCTTGAAATTCACCAGTTTAAAGAAGCTAACCAGAAAGTGCTTATGGAAGGCGGCCAGCCGGCTGTCGGCCGACCAGTCATTCTTGGTATAACAAAAGCATCGCTTGAAACAGACAGCTTCCTGTCTGCGGCATCCTTCCAGGAGACAACTCGTGTCCTGACAGATGCAGCCATTAAAGGTAAGCGCGATGAGCTTCTTGGACTGAAAGAGAATGTAATCATCGGTAAGTTGGTTCCAGCTGGTACGGGAATGACACGTTACCGTACAATTAAAGCGGAATCTGAACAGCAGGAAGTACAGAAAGAAGCTGTGGAAGAAGTAACTCAGCCATAA